From a single Cotesia glomerata isolate CgM1 linkage group LG6, MPM_Cglom_v2.3, whole genome shotgun sequence genomic region:
- the LOC123267528 gene encoding uncharacterized protein LOC123267528 isoform X5, producing the protein MRILKTLHWSRRRSATSVNDIQLQNNNNSPSLRESKDSRSPHIPPDEMWVPGVTPGHHRELPVDVPDTLLQQAYANNKVILPLSPPPAPPLPKTTDSPVAVTVYPSTKLTTTTTNNNQRPGNQVDLPLSDLRELTLNIKNDSSYHHKNLHHTPRNNLDAALPVNDLSGFTHLIEITVDKNSDNSSNDSTTKSPILSIFDEIDSPTSNHSHLQIKESNVDIDDDYPFAKEDYPTMLKTCSDDSASPRSSSGRSDSTTALDTSLIIPGKESPLYDARRIDLGSPCRTIPDLSIYGMTRETTSFDNPAYGLDLHQGLLIRSDEVLDLRIIGDNCKNCEIIPIGKPEKSLGKKKKPKNTSSFDVDLIAAKSTDDLLAADLTGFVARTSIKKPPKKSNLPVLPTPPPLPPQVPTINGYSTLRNDSHKSNSRGFREVAVDCPPDFIPVTKSHPIYPPPNKVEVKNKSSDSKILTDRSKSKESVVALDDNDGQKVRLKSLKHPGKLLTPRPISVLSNTIPNMSPNKILKNRKTLPMSYRLSDDDKDANFSLMIDDDNSCVGLSFSRLYSFRNESFDNKTNSIKSMVNKNDVLGTDRDFDQSKVNVYLDNAENTALFNAYESLSLPSYASTASSSYSSLSLKSNCHFNLNTNDASLMLTSPHHSLSYNNNNNNNNNNNCNSNDSNHNNKSVNDGIQRDVEAVDSHQDHKGNGVKPLLPPRDQKRAPARPPKDNLRLSTRNSTINDNNDNTSSNTGIESSIVSQPTPQQLQTIQKYKEQLRQRKDFEERREFLNQSLRGSQKLHALESHAKQLAGQENPAYNQDEVTNTTGNVRKEKEQTSGQASPKVAADELPEDPKILSYGEVVATLERLQLQLRNLSGALGISGPGVEAELEAVRSLVQQRRFATALATHNFIKTKLRTGKLHKAYNDDASNLARDCVELFEECQTTQTVKSPETLAIIEELTGLLTSYDMEGLLFAHDSIISYCDGIQLKDGPLSSSASEQSLSRHSSLRDSLRNTDNIKIIKIEKTNEPLGATVRNEGDAVIIGRVVRGGAADKSGLFNEGDEVLEVNGVEMRGKSVNEVCDILASMQGSLTFIVLPASSVVRSNSDSRLEDNNLIHHVRAHFDYDPEEDPYIPCRELGISFQKGDVLHVISQDDSNWWQAYREGEEDQTLAGLIPSQAFQHQRESMKQTITGGKTTLRSSKKSSTLLCTRKNPKKKKKRAKFGGSINDDGYPSYSTTTIDDYDSEEVLTYEEVALYYPRASHKRPIVLIGPPNIGRHELRQRLMQDSERFAAAIPHTSRPRKGSEVDGQDYHFITRQQFETDIVGRKFVEHGEYEKAYYGTSIEAIRSVVNSGKICVLNLHPQSLKILRNSDLKPYVVFVAPPSLEKLRQKRIKNNENYKEDELKDIIEKARDMEDKYGHLFDMIIINNDTDRAYNQLLTEINSLEREPQWVPATWVQ; encoded by the exons ATGAGGATCCTCAAAACATTGCATTG GTCTCGCCGGCGCAGCGCCACCAGCGTGAACGACATCCAACTGCAAAACAACAATAACTCTCCATCGCTACGTGAATCAAAGGATTCACGTAGCCCCCACATTCCTCCAGATGAGATGTGGGTCCCGGGGGTAACCCCGGGTCACCACCGTGAGTTACCAGTCGACGTTCCCGACACTCTTCTCCAGCAAGCGTACGCAAACAATAAGGTAATCTTACCACTGTCACCTCCCCCGGCACCACCACTACCAAAAACAACCGACTCTCCAGTAGCAGTAACAGTTTACCCGTCGACAAAGTTAACAACCACCACCACCAACAACAACCAGCGGCCCGGAAACCAAGTCGATTTGCCGCTTTCAGACCTGCGCGAGCTAACCCTAAACATTAAAAACGATTCATCTTATCACCACAAAAACCTTCATCATACCCCGCGAAATAACCTAGACGCTGCGCTCCCAGTCAACGATCTCTCCGGGTTCACTCACTTAATCGAAATAACAGTTGACAAAAATTCAGATAACTCCAGCAACGACTCCACCACCAAGTCGCCGATCCTCTCGATATTCGACGAGATAGACAGTCCAACCAGCAACCACTCTCACCTTCAGATAAAGGAGTCCAACGTTGACATCGACGACGACTATCCTTTCGCCAAAGAAGACTACCCCACCATGCTAAAGACTTGCAGCGACGATTCCGCGAGTCCTAGGTCCTCCTCAGGCCGGTCTGACTCAACAACCGCCTTAGATACTAGTCTTATAATCCCCGGAAAAGAGTCTCCGCTCTACGATGCGAGAAGAATAGACCTAGGCTCTCCTTGTCGCACTATTCCGGACCTCAGTATCTACGGAATGACCCGCGAGACAACCTCCTTTGATAATCCAGCCTATGGACTGGATTTGCATCAAGGTTTATTGATCCGGTCTGATGAAGTCCTAGATCTCAGAATCATTGGAGACAATTGCAAGAACTGCGAGATAATTCCTATCGGAAAGCCTGAAAAATCTCTgggtaaaaaaaagaaacccaAGAACACTTCTAGCTTTGATGTAGATCTAATTGCTGCCAAGTCTACCGATGATCTGCTTGCTGCTGATCTCACGGGGTTCGTTGCTAGAACCAGCATCAAGAAACCCCCGAAAAAAAGCAACCTGCCTGTGCTTCCAACTCCTCCACCTTTGCCGCCGCAGGTTCCGACTATCAACGGGTATTCCACTTTGAGAAACGACAGCCACAAGAGCAACTCACGGGGATTTAGAGAGGTCGCAGTTGATTGTCCTCCGGACTTTATTCCGGTGACTAAAAGCCACCCGATTTATCCGCCTCCGAACAAGGTCGAGGTGAAGAATAAAAGCAGTGATAGCAAAATATTAACTGATAGGAGCAAATCTAAAGAGAGTGTGGTTGCGTTGGATGACAATGATGGGCAAAAGGTAAGACTAAAAAGTCTTAAGCACCCGGGTAAGCTTTTAACACCACGACCGATTTCTGTATTATCTAACACTATTCCTAACATGAGCCCTAacaagattttgaaaaatcgaaaaactCTTCCGATGTCTTACAGACTTTCTGATGACGATAAAGACGCGAATTTTTCACTGATGATTGATGATGACAATTCCTGTGTTGGGTTGTCATTCTCGAGACTCTATAGCTTTCGAAACGAGAGCtttgataataaaacaaaCAGCATCAAGTCGAtggttaataaaaatgatgtttTGGGTACAGATAGGGATTTTGATCAGTCTAAAGTAAATGTTTACTTGGACAATGCTGAAAACACCGCGTTGTTTAATGCCTATGAATCCCTATCGCTTCCCTCTTACGCTTCTACTGCTTCTTCTTCATATTCTTCACTATCATTAAAGAGTAATTGTCACTTTAATCTAAACACAAACGACGCTTCTTTAATGCTTACTTCACCACACCATTCTttaagttataataataataataataataataataataataattgtaatagtAATGATAGTAATCATAACAATAAAAGTGTAAATGATGGTATACAACGGGATGTAGAAGCAGTAGATAGTCATCAAGATCACAAG GGTAATGGCGTTAAACCATTATTACCACCAAGAGATCAAAAACGCGCGCCAGCTCGCCCGCCAAAAGATAATCTACGTTTATCCACGCGTAATAGTACTATTAATGATAACAATGACAATACTAGTAGTAATACCGGAATAGAATCATCGATAGTATCACAACCGACGCCACAGCAATTGCAAACGATTCAAAAATAcaag GAACAATTGAGACAGCGCAAAGACTTTGAGGAGAGACGGGAATTTCTTAACCAATCTTTGCGCGGTTCACAGAAACTCCATGCTCTTGAGAGCCATGCGAAACAACTTGCTGGACAGGAAAATCCGGCTTACAACCAAGATGAGGTTACAAACACCACGGGGAATGTACGGAAGGAAAAAGAACAAACTTCGGGTCAAGCTAGTCCGAAAGTTGCTGCTGATGAATTGCCAGAAGATccgaaaattttat cttACGGAGAAGTGGTAGCAACTCTGGAAagattacaattacaattaagGAATCTATCAGGTGCCTTAGGTATATCAGGACCAGGTGTAGAAGCCGAATTAGAAGCAGTCCGTTCATTAGTCCAACAGCGTCGTTTCGCGACGGCATTAGCGACccacaattttataaaaacaaaacttcGTACTGGAAAATTGCACAAAGCTTACAATGATGACGCGTCGAATTTAGCGCGTGATTGCGTTGAATTATTCGAAGAATGTCAAACAACCCAGACTGTTAAATCGCCCGAAACATTAGCGATAATTGAAGAATTAACTGGGTTATTAACCAGTTATGACATGGAAGGATTATTATTTGCTCACGATTCAATAATTTCATATTGCGACGGCATACAATTAAAAGACGGTCCATTGTCATCGTCAGCAAGTGAGCAATCATTAAGCCGTCATTCGAGTTTGCGTGACTCGTTGCGTAATaccgataatattaaaataattaaaatagaaaaaaccaATGAACCACTTGGTGCTACTGTACGTAATGAGGGAGATGCTGTCATCAtag gaCGCGTTGTTCGTGGAGGCGCTGCTGATAAATCAGGGCTGTTTAATGAAGGCGATGAAGTACTTGAAGTTAATGGCGTTGAAATGCGTGGCAAAAGTGTTAATGAAGTGTGCGATATACTCGCTAGCATGCAAGGCAGCTTAACATTTATAGTTTTACCAGCTTCGTCAGTCGTCCGCAGTAACAGTGACAGTAGACTTGAAGATAATAATTtg atacATCACGTAAGAGCGCACTTTGATTACGACCCTGAAGAGGATCCTTACATCCCATGCCGTGAATTAGGTATAAGTTTCCAGAAGGGCGATGTATTGCACGTAATATCTCAAGATGACTCTAATTGGTGGCAGGCTTATCGTGAAGGCGAAGAAGATCAAACTTTAGCCGGCTTAATACCCAGTCAAGCGTTTCAACACCA GCGCGAGTCGATGAAACAAACGATAACTGGCGGTAAAACAACACTCAGAAGTTCAAAGAAGTCTAGTACGTTGTTATGCACACGGAAAAATccaaagaaaaagaagaagaggGCTAAATTTGGTGGGAGTATCAATGATGATGGTTATCCTAGTTATTCAACAACGACGATTGatg ATTACGATAGCGAAGAAGTATTAACTTATGAGGAAGTAGCATTGTATTACCCTCGTGCAAGTCATAAAAGGCCAATAGTACTTATAGGACCGCCGAATATTGGACGCCATGAATTGAGACAACGTCTGATGCAAGACAGCGAGCGTTTTGCTGCAGCTATACCac ATACAAGTAGACCACGCAAAGGCTCTGAAGTTGACGGACAGGATTATCACTTCATAACCCGGCAGCAGTTCGAGACAGACATCGTGGGTCGTAAATTTGTGGAGCATGGGGAGTATGAAAAAGCTTATTACGGTACATCTATCGAAGCAATACGTAGTGTCGTTAATTCCGGTAAAATTTGtgtattaaatttacatccgcagagtttaaaaatattacgtAATTCGGATCTAAAACCTTATGTCGTATTCGTCGCACCACCTAGTTTAGAAAAGTTGAGACAAAAGCGAATTAAGaacaatgaaaattacaaAGAAGACGAGCTTAAAGATATTATTGAAAAGGCACGCGATATGGAAGACAAGTACGGACATTTATTtgatatgattattattaataatgataccGATCGTGCTTATAATCAACTTTTAacagaaattaattctttGGAGAGAGAGCCTCAGTGGGTACCTGCCACTTGGGTTCAGTGA
- the LOC123267528 gene encoding uncharacterized protein LOC123267528 isoform X6 produces MWVPGVTPGHHRELPVDVPDTLLQQAYANNKVILPLSPPPAPPLPKTTDSPVAVTVYPSTKLTTTTTNNNQRPGNQVDLPLSDLRELTLNIKNDSSYHHKNLHHTPRNNLDAALPVNDLSGFTHLIEITVDKNSDNSSNDSTTKSPILSIFDEIDSPTSNHSHLQIKESNVDIDDDYPFAKEDYPTMLKTCSDDSASPRSSSGRSDSTTALDTSLIIPGKESPLYDARRIDLGSPCRTIPDLSIYGMTRETTSFDNPAYGLDLHQGLLIRSDEVLDLRIIGDNCKNCEIIPIGKPEKSLGKKKKPKNTSSFDVDLIAAKSTDDLLAADLTGFVARTSIKKPPKKSNLPVLPTPPPLPPQVPTINGYSTLRNDSHKSNSRGFREVAVDCPPDFIPVTKSHPIYPPPNKVEVKNKSSDSKILTDRSKSKESVVALDDNDGQKVRLKSLKHPGKLLTPRPISVLSNTIPNMSPNKILKNRKTLPMSYRLSDDDKDANFSLMIDDDNSCVGLSFSRLYSFRNESFDNKTNSIKSMVNKNDVLGTDRDFDQSKVNVYLDNAENTALFNAYESLSLPSYASTASSSYSSLSLKSNCHFNLNTNDASLMLTSPHHSLSYNNNNNNNNNNNCNSNDSNHNNKSVNDGIQRDVEAVDSHQDHKGNGVKPLLPPRDQKRAPARPPKDNLRLSTRNSTINDNNDNTSSNTGIESSIVSQPTPQQLQTIQKYKEQLRQRKDFEERREFLNQSLRGSQKLHALESHAKQLAGQENPAYNQDEVTNTTGNVRKEKEQTSGQASPKVAADELPEDPKILSYGEVVATLERLQLQLRNLSGALGISGPGVEAELEAVRSLVQQRRFATALATHNFIKTKLRTGKLHKAYNDDASNLARDCVELFEECQTTQTVKSPETLAIIEELTGLLTSYDMEGLLFAHDSIISYCDGIQLKDGPLSSSASEQSLSRHSSLRDSLRNTDNIKIIKIEKTNEPLGATVRNEGDAVIIGRVVRGGAADKSGLFNEGDEVLEVNGVEMRGKSVNEVCDILASMQGSLTFIVLPASSVVRSNSDSRLEDNNLIHHVRAHFDYDPEEDPYIPCRELGISFQKGDVLHVISQDDSNWWQAYREGEEDQTLAGLIPSQAFQHQRESMKQTITGGKTTLRSSKKSSTLLCTRKNPKKKKKRAKFGGSINDDGYPSYSTTTIDDYDSEEVLTYEEVALYYPRASHKRPIVLIGPPNIGRHELRQRLMQDSERFAAAIPHTSRPRKGSEVDGQDYHFITRQQFETDIVGRKFVEHGEYEKAYYGTSIEAIRSVVNSGKICVLNLHPQSLKILRNSDLKPYVVFVAPPSLEKLRQKRIKNNENYKEDELKDIIEKARDMEDKYGHLFDMIIINNDTDRAYNQLLTEINSLEREPQWVPATWVQ; encoded by the exons ATGTGGGTCCCGGGGGTAACCCCGGGTCACCACCGTGAGTTACCAGTCGACGTTCCCGACACTCTTCTCCAGCAAGCGTACGCAAACAATAAGGTAATCTTACCACTGTCACCTCCCCCGGCACCACCACTACCAAAAACAACCGACTCTCCAGTAGCAGTAACAGTTTACCCGTCGACAAAGTTAACAACCACCACCACCAACAACAACCAGCGGCCCGGAAACCAAGTCGATTTGCCGCTTTCAGACCTGCGCGAGCTAACCCTAAACATTAAAAACGATTCATCTTATCACCACAAAAACCTTCATCATACCCCGCGAAATAACCTAGACGCTGCGCTCCCAGTCAACGATCTCTCCGGGTTCACTCACTTAATCGAAATAACAGTTGACAAAAATTCAGATAACTCCAGCAACGACTCCACCACCAAGTCGCCGATCCTCTCGATATTCGACGAGATAGACAGTCCAACCAGCAACCACTCTCACCTTCAGATAAAGGAGTCCAACGTTGACATCGACGACGACTATCCTTTCGCCAAAGAAGACTACCCCACCATGCTAAAGACTTGCAGCGACGATTCCGCGAGTCCTAGGTCCTCCTCAGGCCGGTCTGACTCAACAACCGCCTTAGATACTAGTCTTATAATCCCCGGAAAAGAGTCTCCGCTCTACGATGCGAGAAGAATAGACCTAGGCTCTCCTTGTCGCACTATTCCGGACCTCAGTATCTACGGAATGACCCGCGAGACAACCTCCTTTGATAATCCAGCCTATGGACTGGATTTGCATCAAGGTTTATTGATCCGGTCTGATGAAGTCCTAGATCTCAGAATCATTGGAGACAATTGCAAGAACTGCGAGATAATTCCTATCGGAAAGCCTGAAAAATCTCTgggtaaaaaaaagaaacccaAGAACACTTCTAGCTTTGATGTAGATCTAATTGCTGCCAAGTCTACCGATGATCTGCTTGCTGCTGATCTCACGGGGTTCGTTGCTAGAACCAGCATCAAGAAACCCCCGAAAAAAAGCAACCTGCCTGTGCTTCCAACTCCTCCACCTTTGCCGCCGCAGGTTCCGACTATCAACGGGTATTCCACTTTGAGAAACGACAGCCACAAGAGCAACTCACGGGGATTTAGAGAGGTCGCAGTTGATTGTCCTCCGGACTTTATTCCGGTGACTAAAAGCCACCCGATTTATCCGCCTCCGAACAAGGTCGAGGTGAAGAATAAAAGCAGTGATAGCAAAATATTAACTGATAGGAGCAAATCTAAAGAGAGTGTGGTTGCGTTGGATGACAATGATGGGCAAAAGGTAAGACTAAAAAGTCTTAAGCACCCGGGTAAGCTTTTAACACCACGACCGATTTCTGTATTATCTAACACTATTCCTAACATGAGCCCTAacaagattttgaaaaatcgaaaaactCTTCCGATGTCTTACAGACTTTCTGATGACGATAAAGACGCGAATTTTTCACTGATGATTGATGATGACAATTCCTGTGTTGGGTTGTCATTCTCGAGACTCTATAGCTTTCGAAACGAGAGCtttgataataaaacaaaCAGCATCAAGTCGAtggttaataaaaatgatgtttTGGGTACAGATAGGGATTTTGATCAGTCTAAAGTAAATGTTTACTTGGACAATGCTGAAAACACCGCGTTGTTTAATGCCTATGAATCCCTATCGCTTCCCTCTTACGCTTCTACTGCTTCTTCTTCATATTCTTCACTATCATTAAAGAGTAATTGTCACTTTAATCTAAACACAAACGACGCTTCTTTAATGCTTACTTCACCACACCATTCTttaagttataataataataataataataataataataataattgtaatagtAATGATAGTAATCATAACAATAAAAGTGTAAATGATGGTATACAACGGGATGTAGAAGCAGTAGATAGTCATCAAGATCACAAG GGTAATGGCGTTAAACCATTATTACCACCAAGAGATCAAAAACGCGCGCCAGCTCGCCCGCCAAAAGATAATCTACGTTTATCCACGCGTAATAGTACTATTAATGATAACAATGACAATACTAGTAGTAATACCGGAATAGAATCATCGATAGTATCACAACCGACGCCACAGCAATTGCAAACGATTCAAAAATAcaag GAACAATTGAGACAGCGCAAAGACTTTGAGGAGAGACGGGAATTTCTTAACCAATCTTTGCGCGGTTCACAGAAACTCCATGCTCTTGAGAGCCATGCGAAACAACTTGCTGGACAGGAAAATCCGGCTTACAACCAAGATGAGGTTACAAACACCACGGGGAATGTACGGAAGGAAAAAGAACAAACTTCGGGTCAAGCTAGTCCGAAAGTTGCTGCTGATGAATTGCCAGAAGATccgaaaattttat cttACGGAGAAGTGGTAGCAACTCTGGAAagattacaattacaattaagGAATCTATCAGGTGCCTTAGGTATATCAGGACCAGGTGTAGAAGCCGAATTAGAAGCAGTCCGTTCATTAGTCCAACAGCGTCGTTTCGCGACGGCATTAGCGACccacaattttataaaaacaaaacttcGTACTGGAAAATTGCACAAAGCTTACAATGATGACGCGTCGAATTTAGCGCGTGATTGCGTTGAATTATTCGAAGAATGTCAAACAACCCAGACTGTTAAATCGCCCGAAACATTAGCGATAATTGAAGAATTAACTGGGTTATTAACCAGTTATGACATGGAAGGATTATTATTTGCTCACGATTCAATAATTTCATATTGCGACGGCATACAATTAAAAGACGGTCCATTGTCATCGTCAGCAAGTGAGCAATCATTAAGCCGTCATTCGAGTTTGCGTGACTCGTTGCGTAATaccgataatattaaaataattaaaatagaaaaaaccaATGAACCACTTGGTGCTACTGTACGTAATGAGGGAGATGCTGTCATCAtag gaCGCGTTGTTCGTGGAGGCGCTGCTGATAAATCAGGGCTGTTTAATGAAGGCGATGAAGTACTTGAAGTTAATGGCGTTGAAATGCGTGGCAAAAGTGTTAATGAAGTGTGCGATATACTCGCTAGCATGCAAGGCAGCTTAACATTTATAGTTTTACCAGCTTCGTCAGTCGTCCGCAGTAACAGTGACAGTAGACTTGAAGATAATAATTtg atacATCACGTAAGAGCGCACTTTGATTACGACCCTGAAGAGGATCCTTACATCCCATGCCGTGAATTAGGTATAAGTTTCCAGAAGGGCGATGTATTGCACGTAATATCTCAAGATGACTCTAATTGGTGGCAGGCTTATCGTGAAGGCGAAGAAGATCAAACTTTAGCCGGCTTAATACCCAGTCAAGCGTTTCAACACCA GCGCGAGTCGATGAAACAAACGATAACTGGCGGTAAAACAACACTCAGAAGTTCAAAGAAGTCTAGTACGTTGTTATGCACACGGAAAAATccaaagaaaaagaagaagaggGCTAAATTTGGTGGGAGTATCAATGATGATGGTTATCCTAGTTATTCAACAACGACGATTGatg ATTACGATAGCGAAGAAGTATTAACTTATGAGGAAGTAGCATTGTATTACCCTCGTGCAAGTCATAAAAGGCCAATAGTACTTATAGGACCGCCGAATATTGGACGCCATGAATTGAGACAACGTCTGATGCAAGACAGCGAGCGTTTTGCTGCAGCTATACCac ATACAAGTAGACCACGCAAAGGCTCTGAAGTTGACGGACAGGATTATCACTTCATAACCCGGCAGCAGTTCGAGACAGACATCGTGGGTCGTAAATTTGTGGAGCATGGGGAGTATGAAAAAGCTTATTACGGTACATCTATCGAAGCAATACGTAGTGTCGTTAATTCCGGTAAAATTTGtgtattaaatttacatccgcagagtttaaaaatattacgtAATTCGGATCTAAAACCTTATGTCGTATTCGTCGCACCACCTAGTTTAGAAAAGTTGAGACAAAAGCGAATTAAGaacaatgaaaattacaaAGAAGACGAGCTTAAAGATATTATTGAAAAGGCACGCGATATGGAAGACAAGTACGGACATTTATTtgatatgattattattaataatgataccGATCGTGCTTATAATCAACTTTTAacagaaattaattctttGGAGAGAGAGCCTCAGTGGGTACCTGCCACTTGGGTTCAGTGA